The Citrifermentans bemidjiense Bem genome window below encodes:
- a CDS encoding TIGR03118 family protein yields MWKKSLVTIIALAMAQVALIGCGNDHNTPPSATYHQTNLVSNIPGLAATTDAKLVNSWGITHSPTSGWWVSDNGSGFSTVYNGSGQPFPIATPLQVTIPLPTAPGTATSATPTGVVFNNFSGFNVTPGVRTTAARFIFVTEDGTISAWNTGAAATLKVDNATFAAGTGPVYKGAAIATNGTSNNLYVANFRNKTVDVFDSNFAPVTLAGTPFTVPAPHVAPPAGYAPFNIANIGGKLYVTYALLNTDTLRDDVSGQGHGFVEVFNPDGSFVMSLQSGTWLNSPWGVALAPADFGKFSNSVLIGNFGSGQIAAFDQTSGNFQGLLRDSFGAPIAINGLWGIGFGNGGNAGPASTLFFAAGLNDESDGLLGTITPD; encoded by the coding sequence ATGTGGAAAAAATCACTGGTAACGATCATCGCTTTGGCAATGGCACAAGTGGCGCTCATCGGTTGTGGCAACGACCACAACACCCCACCATCCGCCACCTATCACCAGACCAACCTCGTCTCAAACATCCCGGGGCTTGCTGCGACCACCGATGCAAAACTGGTCAACTCCTGGGGCATTACCCACTCCCCCACCAGCGGTTGGTGGGTAAGCGACAACGGCAGTGGATTCTCGACCGTGTATAACGGCTCGGGGCAACCCTTCCCCATAGCCACCCCGCTGCAGGTGACCATACCGCTGCCGACCGCTCCCGGTACCGCAACGTCGGCGACCCCGACCGGCGTCGTCTTCAACAACTTCTCGGGTTTCAACGTCACCCCCGGGGTACGCACCACCGCGGCAAGGTTTATCTTCGTCACCGAGGACGGCACCATATCCGCCTGGAACACGGGCGCCGCCGCCACGCTCAAGGTCGACAACGCGACCTTTGCGGCGGGGACCGGCCCCGTCTACAAGGGAGCTGCTATTGCCACAAACGGCACATCCAACAATCTCTACGTAGCCAACTTCCGCAACAAAACGGTAGACGTCTTTGACTCCAACTTCGCCCCCGTAACTCTCGCCGGAACGCCGTTCACCGTACCTGCCCCGCATGTGGCCCCTCCCGCGGGGTACGCGCCGTTCAACATAGCAAACATCGGAGGGAAGCTGTACGTCACCTATGCTCTCTTGAACACCGACACGCTCCGTGACGATGTCTCCGGCCAGGGGCACGGCTTCGTCGAAGTTTTCAACCCGGACGGCAGCTTCGTCATGAGCCTGCAGAGCGGAACCTGGCTCAACTCCCCCTGGGGCGTGGCTTTGGCGCCGGCGGATTTCGGCAAATTCAGCAACAGCGTGTTGATCGGGAACTTCGGCAGCGGCCAGATCGCGGCCTTCGATCAGACAAGCGGGAACTTCCAGGGACTCTTGAGAGATTCCTTCGGCGCGCCGATTGCCATCAACGGCCTCTGGGGCATCGGGTTTGGCAACGGCGGCAATGCCGGCCCGGCCAGCACACTCTTCTTCGCCGCCGGCCTAAACGACGAAAGCGACGGGCTCTTAGGCACCATTACACCTGATTGA
- a CDS encoding beta-galactosidase, which translates to MSYSHWLAIPLISIYLTAFQQVPAAKAEVTLTTRPGVVLCAAPTSFTKQVSFSVLQDYPKGESLKDVATDFKLIKELGVSTWRGSFSWIDYQPKRDKFDYPWLHRFVALAAKEGITLRPYLAYTPSWAAKGGSDDVEWNDPPKRIEEWRRFVSRTVQELKKYENIASYEVYNEENVKQWWDGTAEDYNKVLKAASEAVRQGAPGKQVIMGGMVWPDSEWVRAACVTYGNATSFDVVPIHAYPETWTPKEVTVENYLDQARPGYFKGEFVPLVEKKCARQPIWLNEVGFATAPGKTEQDQANWWARAFATFLADPQVEHLGIYQVRDRRPETKVIGENENYYLGLTRYDREKKLAFHTVKRLVNLLNVGKLIVADGDLSVEVTGGQKGELYQHLFVRPDERQVLFVWDKKESPTLRIRTRPGTSATEYALDGTPVPFASFDGRALSDVKLAAGMVRIFEIR; encoded by the coding sequence ATGAGCTATTCGCATTGGTTGGCGATTCCCCTTATCTCCATCTACCTCACCGCGTTTCAGCAAGTCCCAGCCGCAAAAGCCGAAGTAACCCTCACCACCCGTCCCGGCGTCGTTTTATGCGCCGCCCCCACCTCTTTTACCAAGCAGGTATCCTTCAGCGTCTTGCAGGATTATCCCAAGGGAGAAAGCCTCAAGGACGTCGCCACCGATTTCAAACTGATCAAGGAGCTGGGAGTATCCACCTGGCGAGGGAGCTTCAGCTGGATCGACTACCAACCCAAAAGGGACAAATTTGACTACCCCTGGCTGCACCGCTTCGTCGCCCTGGCCGCCAAGGAAGGGATCACTCTTAGGCCCTACCTCGCCTACACCCCCTCCTGGGCCGCAAAGGGGGGAAGCGACGACGTGGAGTGGAACGACCCGCCCAAGCGGATCGAAGAGTGGCGCCGCTTCGTCTCTCGCACGGTGCAGGAATTGAAGAAATACGAGAACATCGCCTCCTACGAGGTCTACAACGAGGAAAACGTAAAGCAGTGGTGGGACGGGACAGCCGAGGACTACAACAAGGTCCTGAAGGCGGCGTCGGAGGCCGTGCGGCAGGGCGCCCCCGGAAAGCAGGTGATCATGGGGGGGATGGTCTGGCCCGACTCGGAGTGGGTGAGAGCGGCCTGCGTCACCTACGGCAATGCGACAAGCTTCGACGTGGTCCCCATCCATGCCTACCCGGAGACCTGGACCCCGAAGGAAGTGACCGTGGAGAACTATCTGGACCAGGCGCGCCCCGGCTACTTCAAAGGGGAGTTCGTCCCCCTCGTCGAGAAGAAGTGCGCGCGCCAGCCCATCTGGCTCAACGAAGTCGGCTTCGCCACCGCCCCCGGCAAGACCGAACAGGACCAGGCGAACTGGTGGGCAAGGGCCTTTGCCACTTTCCTCGCCGACCCGCAGGTCGAGCATCTGGGGATCTACCAGGTCAGGGACCGGCGCCCCGAGACCAAGGTCATTGGCGAAAACGAGAACTACTACCTTGGCCTCACCCGTTACGACCGGGAAAAGAAGCTGGCGTTTCACACGGTCAAGCGGCTGGTGAACCTCTTGAACGTGGGGAAGCTGATTGTGGCGGATGGCGACCTGAGCGTCGAGGTGACCGGTGGCCAAAAGGGGGAGTTGTACCAGCACCTCTTCGTGCGCCCCGACGAGCGGCAGGTGCTCTTCGTATGGGACAAGAAGGAATCCCCCACGTTGCGGATCAGAACCCGGCCCGGGACCTCCGCGACGGAGTACGCCCTCGACGGCACGCCCGTCCCCTTCGCCTCGTTCGACGGACGCGCTTTGAGCGACGTGAAGCTTGCAGCCGGCATGGTGAGAATATTCGAGATCAGGTGA
- a CDS encoding ABC transporter ATP-binding protein produces MTRLNHGINGFVTGIWDLAFNILPGLIYLVISVVVMFRLDWRLSLLVVFFAPLPAMIGVAASHEQTARESALLYRWGVVFARFNEVLSGIVTVKSFAMEEAERKRFMGDVAEAHGIVRKGVVTDTKIGAAQNLVVMLAKTASIGFAIYLIQRGETTVGTLMAFLGYQGGLFGPVNSLTGVYQTLRKASISFDIVFSILDAEDHLQDAPHAAPVENVKGEVVFSNVSFGYSDERRVLNGIDLHVEPGETIAIVGPSGSGKTTMISLLQRFYDPTAGSILIDGTDLRGLQQRSLRQQIGVVLQDALVFNDTIGNNIAYGRPDATLEEIEAAARAANAHNFVSHLPGGYDFVVGERGCRISVGERQRISIARALLKNPSLLILLVQDALDRLIKGRTSFIIAHRLSTVVGAHKILVLKDGQIIESDNHDSLMKQDGYYASLVKCQSRGLLMAC; encoded by the coding sequence ATGACCCGCCTCAACCACGGCATCAACGGCTTCGTGACCGGCATCTGGGACCTCGCTTTCAACATCCTGCCGGGCCTCATCTACCTGGTCATATCGGTGGTGGTCATGTTCCGCCTCGACTGGCGGCTCTCCTTGCTGGTCGTCTTCTTCGCGCCGCTTCCCGCCATGATCGGGGTGGCCGCCTCGCACGAGCAGACGGCCAGGGAGAGCGCGCTTTTGTACCGCTGGGGCGTCGTCTTCGCCCGTTTCAACGAGGTACTTTCGGGGATCGTGACGGTGAAAAGCTTCGCCATGGAGGAAGCCGAGCGCAAGCGCTTCATGGGGGACGTGGCCGAAGCGCACGGCATCGTCCGCAAGGGGGTGGTGACCGACACCAAAATCGGCGCGGCGCAGAATCTGGTGGTTATGCTGGCGAAGACCGCCTCGATCGGGTTCGCCATCTACCTGATCCAGCGCGGCGAGACCACGGTGGGAACGCTGATGGCGTTCTTGGGGTACCAGGGGGGGCTCTTCGGGCCGGTCAACAGCCTGACCGGCGTCTACCAGACCCTGCGCAAGGCGAGTATCTCCTTCGACATCGTCTTCTCCATACTCGACGCGGAAGACCATCTGCAGGACGCCCCGCACGCGGCGCCGGTGGAGAACGTGAAGGGGGAAGTCGTCTTCTCCAACGTGAGTTTCGGCTACAGCGACGAGCGGCGGGTTCTAAACGGCATCGACCTGCACGTGGAGCCGGGAGAGACGATCGCCATCGTCGGCCCCAGCGGTTCGGGGAAGACCACGATGATATCGCTCCTGCAGCGTTTTTACGATCCGACCGCCGGCTCGATCCTCATCGACGGCACCGACCTGCGCGGTCTGCAGCAGCGTTCCCTGCGGCAGCAGATCGGGGTGGTGCTGCAGGACGCGCTGGTTTTCAACGACACCATCGGCAACAACATCGCCTACGGCAGGCCGGACGCGACCCTAGAGGAGATCGAGGCCGCAGCGCGCGCGGCCAACGCGCACAACTTCGTCTCGCACCTGCCGGGGGGGTACGACTTCGTGGTGGGGGAGAGGGGGTGCCGGATTTCAGTGGGGGAGCGCCAGCGCATCAGCATCGCCAGGGCGCTTTTGAAGAACCCTTCGCTGCTCATCCTGCTGGTCCAGGATGCGCTGGACCGCCTCATCAAGGGGCGGACCAGCTTCATCATCGCCCACCGCCTCTCCACGGTGGTGGGGGCACACAAGATCCTGGTGCTCAAGGACGGGCAGATCATAGAATCGGATAACCATGACTCCTTGATGAAACAGGACGGCTACTACGCTTCGCTGGTAAAATGCCAGTCCCGCGGGCTGCTGATGGCTTGTTGA
- a CDS encoding hybrid sensor histidine kinase/response regulator has product MDRFLSLKLRTQMMIMILLMAIGSMGVILYSAERQREADFREAAHLSLSLATAVHNDQNVLLSGAEQLLSTLSYVEAVRKRDAAEVNRILAGLLKKSPQISNLLMIAPDGTIWASAVPMAKPINAAERRYFKAALQSGRFSSGEYTIGKVLSKPALSFGYPILDENGKVQDVAVAAFTLTNYEKLLDSRNLPRNTSLLLLDHKGTVLFSNKPRELVGKQDRPDLFAAMKKEDLGSFSAKDINGIQKVMAYHQVYLKGESEPYMYVRAGIDKEWVDKKSSLPLMANISAMAAIVLLTALMALYISKRAILDKVRALREGTQKISAGDLTVRVNDNVAGGELGELGAAFDSMAQQLSVDIERRKRAEAEALAKGEELDRYFNNSLDLLCIADTSGCFRRLNPAWETALGFPLDRLVGQNFLEMVHPDDVAATADAVAVLERNGEIRSFTNRFLHADGSYRSIEWHSVRPDGNIIFGAARDVTDKILAEEEKLQLERQLLHMQKLESLGVLAGGIAHDFNNILMAIMGNAELALMRIDKDSPAVDNLQKIEQASTRAADLARQMLAYSGKGRFVVGNTDLNRLLQEMLHMLELSVSKSAIVRLDLHPSLLQIEADATQIRQVVMNLVINASEALGDGRGFISIKTLSLKCDRSYLKKAWLDVDVPEGDYVCLEVTDTGCGMDSATRSKIFDPFFTTKFTGRGLGMAATLGIVRGHRGAIIVESEPNQGSCFRVLFPAAGSAAELSEAPCSQENWRGHGTLLLVDDEEAVRCIASEMLQQLGFDLLTASDGRTAIELFSANPGIGVVLLDLTMPQMDGERCLVELQKIRPDVKVVMSSGYTEYEVTQKLRGKQLAGFIQKPYKLSALVEALRPIA; this is encoded by the coding sequence ATGGATCGCTTTCTTTCACTTAAACTGCGCACCCAGATGATGATCATGATCCTGTTAATGGCTATAGGATCGATGGGCGTCATCCTGTATTCCGCGGAAAGGCAGCGCGAAGCCGATTTCCGTGAAGCTGCACACCTCTCCCTGAGCCTCGCAACTGCGGTGCATAACGACCAGAATGTACTGCTGTCGGGCGCCGAGCAACTTCTGAGCACCCTTTCCTATGTCGAGGCCGTGAGAAAGAGGGATGCCGCCGAGGTGAACCGGATCCTGGCCGGACTGCTGAAAAAATCCCCCCAGATCAGCAATCTCCTCATGATCGCACCTGACGGAACCATCTGGGCCTCGGCGGTGCCGATGGCAAAGCCGATAAACGCGGCGGAGAGGAGGTACTTCAAGGCGGCCCTGCAAAGCGGCCGTTTCTCCTCCGGGGAGTACACCATAGGCAAGGTACTCTCCAAACCGGCGCTCAGCTTCGGCTATCCCATTTTGGATGAAAACGGAAAGGTGCAGGACGTCGCGGTAGCGGCCTTCACGCTCACCAACTACGAGAAGCTGTTGGACTCCCGCAACCTCCCCCGCAACACCTCGCTTTTGCTGCTGGACCACAAAGGGACCGTCCTCTTCAGCAACAAGCCCCGGGAACTGGTCGGCAAACAGGACCGGCCCGACCTCTTCGCCGCCATGAAAAAGGAAGATCTGGGCAGCTTCAGCGCCAAGGACATCAACGGCATCCAGAAGGTGATGGCCTACCACCAGGTTTACCTCAAGGGGGAGAGCGAGCCGTACATGTACGTCCGTGCCGGCATCGACAAGGAGTGGGTCGACAAAAAGAGCTCGCTGCCGTTGATGGCGAACATCTCGGCCATGGCGGCCATCGTCTTGCTCACGGCGCTGATGGCGCTGTACATAAGCAAGCGGGCGATTCTCGACAAGGTGCGGGCGCTCAGGGAGGGGACCCAGAAGATCTCGGCCGGCGACCTGACCGTCCGGGTGAACGACAACGTCGCCGGAGGGGAGCTGGGCGAGCTCGGAGCCGCTTTCGACAGCATGGCGCAGCAGCTGTCGGTCGACATCGAGAGAAGAAAGCGCGCCGAGGCAGAGGCCCTCGCCAAGGGCGAGGAACTCGACAGGTACTTCAACAACAGCCTGGACCTCCTCTGCATCGCCGACACAAGCGGCTGTTTCCGGCGCCTCAACCCGGCTTGGGAAACGGCTCTCGGGTTTCCCCTGGACCGGCTTGTGGGGCAGAACTTCCTGGAGATGGTGCATCCCGATGACGTGGCTGCCACGGCCGATGCTGTCGCGGTATTGGAAAGAAATGGGGAGATCCGGAGTTTCACCAACCGGTTCCTGCACGCCGACGGGTCCTACCGCTCGATCGAGTGGCACTCGGTGCGGCCGGATGGAAATATCATCTTCGGTGCCGCCAGGGACGTGACCGACAAGATCCTCGCTGAGGAGGAGAAGCTCCAGCTCGAGCGCCAGCTCCTGCACATGCAGAAACTGGAGAGCCTGGGAGTGCTGGCGGGGGGGATAGCGCACGATTTCAACAACATCCTGATGGCCATCATGGGGAACGCCGAACTCGCCTTGATGCGCATCGACAAGGACTCTCCGGCGGTGGACAACCTGCAGAAGATCGAGCAGGCATCCACCCGCGCCGCGGACCTGGCCCGTCAGATGCTGGCCTACTCCGGTAAAGGGAGGTTCGTGGTGGGAAATACCGACCTGAACCGCCTGCTGCAAGAGATGCTGCACATGCTGGAGCTGTCCGTCTCCAAGAGCGCGATTGTGAGGCTGGACCTGCACCCTTCTCTGCTGCAGATAGAAGCCGATGCGACCCAGATCAGGCAGGTAGTGATGAACCTGGTCATCAACGCCTCCGAGGCCCTCGGCGACGGCCGCGGCTTCATCTCGATCAAAACCCTGAGCCTTAAGTGCGACCGCAGCTACCTCAAAAAGGCGTGGCTCGACGTGGACGTACCGGAAGGCGATTACGTCTGCCTGGAGGTGACCGACACCGGGTGCGGCATGGATAGCGCCACCAGGAGCAAGATTTTCGACCCCTTCTTCACCACGAAATTCACCGGGCGCGGGCTGGGCATGGCCGCGACGCTCGGCATCGTAAGGGGGCACCGCGGGGCGATTATCGTCGAGAGCGAGCCGAACCAGGGGAGTTGCTTCAGGGTTCTTTTCCCTGCGGCCGGCAGCGCAGCCGAGCTGTCCGAAGCGCCGTGCAGCCAGGAGAACTGGAGGGGGCACGGCACCTTGCTGCTTGTCGACGACGAGGAAGCCGTGCGCTGCATCGCCTCGGAAATGCTGCAGCAACTAGGGTTCGACCTGCTGACGGCATCCGACGGCAGGACCGCCATCGAGCTCTTCTCGGCCAATCCCGGGATCGGGGTCGTCCTTCTCGACCTCACGATGCCGCAGATGGACGGCGAGCGCTGCCTTGTCGAACTGCAAAAAATAAGGCCGGACGTGAAAGTCGTGATGTCGAGCGGCTACACCGAATACGAAGTGACGCAAAAACTGAGAGGCAAACAGCTGGCGGGGTTCATCCAGAAGCCGTACAAGCTGAGCGCGCTGGTGGAAGCATTGAGGCCGATTGCCTGA
- a CDS encoding GntR family transcriptional regulator, whose product MKSTRVEIDSSLSLSDRIFEQLQTAIVKGEMPSGSKISEPELAKSYGISRGTLREALSRLEERYLVVRSPNLGARVVTLSYEELVDIYQIREALGGMACGLAAEHMTAAEIADLKRLLDEHERNIEENQGLSYYQQEGEFDFHYRILQGSRNSKVTGILKGGLYQLMRMYRYQFSISGPRPYQALKEHRRIVEAIEERDAELADLLMRRHIRAARKNIDERRSISTFEKG is encoded by the coding sequence ATGAAAAGCACTCGGGTCGAAATCGACTCTTCACTCAGCCTGTCCGACAGGATTTTCGAACAACTACAGACCGCCATTGTGAAGGGCGAGATGCCGTCCGGCAGCAAGATCTCGGAGCCGGAACTGGCAAAAAGCTACGGCATCAGCCGCGGAACCCTCAGGGAGGCGCTGAGCCGGCTGGAGGAACGCTACCTGGTGGTTCGCTCCCCGAACCTCGGGGCGCGGGTGGTAACGCTCTCCTATGAAGAGCTGGTCGACATCTACCAGATAAGGGAAGCCTTAGGGGGGATGGCCTGCGGGCTGGCGGCGGAGCATATGACTGCCGCGGAGATCGCGGACCTGAAGCGGCTGCTCGACGAGCACGAAAGAAACATCGAGGAGAACCAGGGGCTTTCCTACTACCAGCAGGAGGGGGAGTTCGATTTCCACTACCGCATCCTCCAGGGGAGCCGCAACTCCAAGGTCACCGGCATATTGAAGGGTGGCCTGTACCAGTTGATGCGGATGTACCGTTACCAGTTCTCCATCTCGGGTCCGCGCCCCTACCAGGCGCTCAAGGAGCACCGTCGCATCGTGGAGGCGATCGAGGAGCGGGACGCCGAACTGGCCGATCTCCTGATGCGCCGCCACATCAGGGCCGCACGCAAGAACATCGACGAGCGGCGCAGCATTTCCACGTTTGAGAAGGGTTGA
- a CDS encoding acetyl-CoA hydrolase/transferase C-terminal domain-containing protein, whose protein sequence is MSNYGTLQDRVRCKSLLSKVMSPEQTIGFFKDGMNLGWSGFTPAGYPKAVPIALADHVEKNGLQGKLRFNLFIGASVGAETEDRWATLDMIDRRWPYQTGKNIAAGINAGRIRMGDKHLSLFAQDLGYGFYTKDTPSGKLDLAIIEVSAITEDGGLVLTSSCGVVPEILMICDKVILEVNTGQPSFEGMHDVVVCNHPPKRQILGITTAGERIGSTYVPCDPSKVIAVVESKHRDKGRAFSEQDDTSEAIANNIIDFFTHEVKAGRLPKNLLPLQSGVGSIANAVIGGLAKGPFSNLTVFTEVLQDTMLDLFDSGKLDMASSCSLSLSETPGFPRFFDNMEKYFDKIVLRPLSISNAPEPIRRLGCIAMNTPVEIDIYAHANSTLVGGTRMINGLGGSGDFLRNGFLKIMHTPSSRPSKTDPNGISCVVPHCSHIDHTEHDLDCVVTEQGLADLRGMAPKERARRIIEKCAHPDYKPILTEYLSIAEKQCLAKGVGHEPQLWDRAFKMHLNLAANGTMKIKNWDMKVDLCEEAAERPVRQPSIGDSAAV, encoded by the coding sequence ATGTCGAATTATGGAACCCTGCAGGACCGCGTGCGCTGCAAGTCGCTTCTGAGCAAAGTGATGTCCCCCGAACAGACCATCGGCTTTTTCAAGGACGGGATGAACCTGGGCTGGTCCGGTTTTACCCCGGCCGGCTACCCGAAAGCGGTGCCCATCGCCCTCGCCGACCACGTTGAGAAGAACGGGCTGCAAGGCAAACTGAGGTTCAACCTCTTCATCGGCGCCTCGGTCGGCGCGGAAACCGAAGACCGTTGGGCAACCCTCGACATGATCGACCGCCGCTGGCCCTACCAGACCGGCAAGAACATCGCAGCGGGGATCAACGCCGGCCGCATTCGCATGGGCGACAAGCACCTCTCCCTGTTCGCCCAGGACCTCGGCTACGGCTTCTACACCAAGGACACCCCGAGCGGCAAGCTCGACCTCGCCATCATCGAGGTCTCGGCCATCACCGAAGACGGCGGACTGGTGCTGACCTCTTCCTGCGGCGTAGTTCCCGAAATCCTGATGATCTGCGACAAGGTCATCCTCGAGGTGAACACCGGACAGCCCTCCTTCGAGGGGATGCACGACGTGGTGGTCTGCAACCACCCGCCCAAGCGCCAGATCCTGGGGATCACCACCGCCGGCGAGCGCATCGGCAGCACCTACGTTCCGTGCGACCCCAGCAAGGTGATCGCCGTGGTCGAGTCCAAGCACCGCGACAAGGGGCGCGCCTTCTCCGAGCAGGACGACACCTCCGAAGCGATCGCCAACAACATCATCGACTTCTTCACCCACGAGGTGAAGGCTGGGCGCCTGCCGAAGAACCTCCTCCCGCTGCAGTCCGGCGTAGGTTCCATCGCCAACGCGGTCATCGGCGGCCTGGCCAAGGGTCCCTTCTCGAACCTCACCGTCTTCACCGAGGTGCTGCAGGACACCATGCTCGACCTCTTCGATTCCGGCAAGCTGGACATGGCCTCTTCCTGCTCACTGTCGCTCTCCGAGACCCCGGGTTTCCCGCGCTTCTTCGACAACATGGAGAAGTACTTCGACAAGATCGTGCTGCGCCCGCTCTCCATCTCCAACGCCCCCGAGCCGATCCGCCGCCTTGGGTGCATCGCGATGAACACCCCGGTCGAGATCGACATCTACGCGCACGCCAACTCGACGCTGGTCGGCGGTACCCGCATGATCAACGGCCTGGGCGGCTCGGGCGACTTCCTGAGGAACGGTTTCCTGAAGATCATGCATACGCCGTCCTCCCGCCCCTCCAAGACGGATCCCAACGGTATCTCCTGCGTGGTGCCGCACTGCTCGCACATCGACCACACCGAGCACGACCTCGACTGCGTCGTCACCGAGCAGGGGCTTGCCGACCTGCGCGGCATGGCTCCGAAAGAGCGTGCCCGCCGCATCATCGAGAAGTGCGCGCATCCCGACTACAAGCCGATCCTCACCGAGTACCTCAGCATCGCCGAGAAGCAGTGCCTCGCCAAGGGCGTCGGCCACGAGCCGCAGCTTTGGGACCGCGCCTTCAAGATGCACCTGAACCTCGCCGCGAACGGTACCATGAAGATCAAGAACTGGGACATGAAGGTCGACCTCTGCGAGGAGGCAGCCGAGCGCCCGGTGCGCCAGCCGAGCATAGGCGACTCCGCAGCCGTCTAG
- a CDS encoding GSU0071 family protein translates to MDTYTIDVELEHYYGDRMATSSREAIRRFYLRAVSRCNGAELERYLRLVRAHASVYSSVHRMFSSPFKHMELPLFLSSLVLFASSVLMVFYGETTVIVAAGTSAGLVGMLQCGRSLIKYWQRHAVREAVFLEFAEILQKESGEFTR, encoded by the coding sequence ATGGATACTTACACGATCGATGTGGAACTTGAACACTACTACGGCGACCGCATGGCAACCAGCAGCAGGGAAGCCATCCGCCGCTTTTACCTGCGTGCCGTCTCCCGCTGCAACGGGGCGGAACTTGAGAGATACCTGCGCCTGGTGAGGGCGCACGCGTCGGTGTATTCGTCGGTGCACCGCATGTTCAGCTCGCCGTTCAAGCATATGGAGCTCCCACTGTTCCTTTCCAGCCTGGTGCTGTTTGCCTCCAGCGTCCTCATGGTTTTTTACGGGGAAACCACTGTGATAGTCGCCGCCGGAACCTCGGCGGGGCTGGTGGGTATGCTGCAGTGCGGCCGTTCGTTGATCAAATACTGGCAGCGCCACGCCGTGCGCGAGGCGGTGTTCCTTGAGTTCGCCGAGATTCTGCAGAAAGAAAGCGGCGAGTTCACCAGATAA